In Paraburkholderia sp. PGU19, the sequence GCCTTTGGACTTTCCCACGAGGAAAAGCAAAGCCATCCTGGCTTACCTTGCGCTATCGCCGGGCATGCTGCGCTCCCGGGAGCAACTGGCGAGCGTGTTCTGGGAGCGCAGTGCGGAAGAACAGGCAAGAGCCAGTTTGCGGCAAACACTGTCGAGCTTACGCAGGACGCTACCGGACGCGCCCCCGCTGTTGAATGCGGAGGCAGACGCTGTCTGGCTCGACTCACATCTCGTGGAAGTCGACGCGCTACAGTTCGCCCACCTTGCGAATGAGCCGTCTCACGATTCAATGGCGAAGGCCGTCGCGCTCTATCGAGGCGTGCTCTTCGATGGTTTTGGCCTTCGCGAAGAACCTTTCGAACAGTGGATGACCGTCGAGCGCCGCTGGTTTCATGAGCGCGCTGTGGAGGTATTCGCCGAACTTGTCTCCCATTGGGAACAATCTGGGGAACTCGATCGCGCGATTTCCGTGGCCAGTAGAGTGCTGGCTTTGGACCCGCTGCTCGAATGGGCTCACGCGGCGCTCATACGACTGTATTTGCGCACGGGACGTCGCGACGCTGCTGTTCGGCAATATCAGGAGTGCGTCCGCGTGCTCAATACTGAACTCGGCATTGCGCCTGCCGAGGAAACGCAACGTCTTGCTAGCCAGATCCATCACGATTCAGGCAGACATAGCGAGCCTGCCGCGAGCGCCGCGTTTGCTGGACCGGGCGCCGTGCAGAGCGGGAGCGCATCGCGCGCTGAGTGCGCAGCGGACATCTCAACTGTCTTGCCGGCGGAGCGCAAGCAGGTGAGCGTGCTCTGCGCGCGCGTGCGCGAGCCTGTCAGCGATACGGATCCCGAGACGGCGCTCGAGCAGTTCGACCCTGTGCTGAAGGCAATGGTCGATGCCGTTCACCGTTTTGGCGGCCGGGTGACCCAGTTCAGATGCGATGGCGTGACTGCCCTGTTCGGCGCCCCAGTCGCACAAGAGGACCACGCGGTGCGGGCTTGTTATGCTGCGTTCGCGATGCGCGAAGGCATTCCTGCCCTCACGGGCCGGCATCTTGATGCGCGGATCGGCGTACATTCGGGCGAGGCCGTCGTCCGCACGATCGGCGACAACCGTTCGCAGCACTATGACGCGCTTGGCTCCGTACCGCAGTTGGCGAACCGGATCGATGCCGCACTGTCTGCCGGAGAAATCGGTGTGAGCGCCGATACTGTGCGCTGTGCCGAAGGCTTTATCGAACTGTCGGATCGTCAGGTAAGGCTGCTTTCCGGGGCGACCTCTGCTCCCGTCGAGATTTTCATCCTGCGTACAAAGTCCGCGCTCCGCCTTCGCTGGAATGCACGCACGGTTCGCGAACTGACACGTTTTGTCGGCCGCGATGCGGAGCTGGCCACTTTGCAGGGCATGCTCGAACGCGCCGGACGTGGCGCTGGCCAGGTGTGCGCGATCGTTGGCGAGCCGGGCGTGGGCAAGTCCCGTCTCGTGCATGAGTTTGTCAACTCGGCACACGCGACCAGTTGGACGAGACTCGAGACGGGCACGTCCTCGCTCGACACGAGCGCGATCTATCTGCCGCTCGCCAATCTGCTGCGGACATGGTTCGGCATTGGCGAGCGCGATACCCTGGCTGAGGCGGCCGACCGGCTTCATCGCGGCGTCGATGCCATCGACCCGGCACTCGCATCGATGCGCGCCCCGCTGACAGCCCTTCTCGACCTGCCGCCGGAAGATCCGCAATGGGAGATGGCGAGTCCACCGCAAAAACGCAAGCGCACGCTTGAAGCGATCGTCTCTCTTGTGATCCGTGCGAGTGAGAAGCGTCCGTTGATACTCGTTGTCGAGGATCTGCATTGGAGCGATGACGGCACCCAGGTGGTGCTCGATCATCTCGTCGACTTTATCGCCGCTTCGCGTGTGTTGTTGATCGTGACCCATCGACCCGAATATCGGCACGCATGGTTCGGCAAGAGCTATTTTTCCCAACTGCGCCTGGAAAGTCTCGACGCCGAAAGCGCGGAACTGTTCCTGCGATCGCTGCTCGGCGACGACGCTCTGCTTTCAGCGCTTCGACGGCGCCTGATCGAGCGCACGGGACGCACGCCGCTTTTCCTCGAGGAGTCGGTTCGTGCGCTGGCCGATGCGGGTGCATTGATCGGCCGGACGGGGGCCTACCGGATGGTTCAAACCATCAAGACGTTCGAGATTCCATCGACCGTGCATGCCGTCCTCGCCTCGCGGATCGACCGGCTGTCCGCGCAGCAGAAAACCCTGCTGCAGATGGCGGCTGTGATCGGTGACGAGTTTCCTGTCGATCTTCTTCAGCAGGTTGCCGATCTCGACCGCGAACAGCTGCTCGATCTGCTGGGTGATCTGCAGGCGGCAGAATTCGTCTATCAGACGCGCTTGTTGCCGCACCAGAAATACACCTTCAAGCATGCGCTGACACATCGTGTCGCCTACGCAAGCGTGCTCAAGGAGCGACGGCGTTCGATGCATGTACAGCTTGTGGAAGTCATCGAGCGGCTTCACGCGCAGCGTCTCGACGAGCATGTCGAGCAGCTCGCGCATCACGCGCTTGCTGGCGAACTATGGGACAAGGCGCTTCATTATCTCTACCGGTCCGCAGGCAAAGCGCTTCAACGGTCGGCGTATCAGCCGGCGACAGAGTACCTGCACAGAGGGCTCGAAATAATCAATACGTTGCCTCGCACGCCGGCGCTGCTCAGGCACGAACTCGATTATCAGAAGGTCCTCGGCGTAACCATGATGGCGGCGAAGGGCTGGGCGGCCAAAGAGGTACTGGACGCGTATACGCAAGCGAGAGTGCTGTGCGAGGAGCTTGGAGACGAGGGTGAACTATTCACGGTGCTGCGAGGCGAAGGTCAGTATCGAATGATCCGCGGCGAGTCTGAAATCGCCCGCCAGCTCGGCAATCGCTGCGCGGCGCTGACGGCGGGCTCACATGACCACGGAATGCATCTCGAGACGCACCATCTGTTCTGGACGAACAGCTTTTTCATGGGCGAATACGCCGCGGCGGAGTTTCACAGTTCACGAGGGAAGGCAATCTACGAGCGGGAGCGGGATCACGCGCTGGCATTCAAATACTCCGGACACGATCCGGGTGTCTGCTGCCGGTGCTTCACCGCGCTGGTGCAGTGCCTGCACGGGTA encodes:
- a CDS encoding AAA family ATPase — its product is MPLDFPTRKSKAILAYLALSPGMLRSREQLASVFWERSAEEQARASLRQTLSSLRRTLPDAPPLLNAEADAVWLDSHLVEVDALQFAHLANEPSHDSMAKAVALYRGVLFDGFGLREEPFEQWMTVERRWFHERAVEVFAELVSHWEQSGELDRAISVASRVLALDPLLEWAHAALIRLYLRTGRRDAAVRQYQECVRVLNTELGIAPAEETQRLASQIHHDSGRHSEPAASAAFAGPGAVQSGSASRAECAADISTVLPAERKQVSVLCARVREPVSDTDPETALEQFDPVLKAMVDAVHRFGGRVTQFRCDGVTALFGAPVAQEDHAVRACYAAFAMREGIPALTGRHLDARIGVHSGEAVVRTIGDNRSQHYDALGSVPQLANRIDAALSAGEIGVSADTVRCAEGFIELSDRQVRLLSGATSAPVEIFILRTKSALRLRWNARTVRELTRFVGRDAELATLQGMLERAGRGAGQVCAIVGEPGVGKSRLVHEFVNSAHATSWTRLETGTSSLDTSAIYLPLANLLRTWFGIGERDTLAEAADRLHRGVDAIDPALASMRAPLTALLDLPPEDPQWEMASPPQKRKRTLEAIVSLVIRASEKRPLILVVEDLHWSDDGTQVVLDHLVDFIAASRVLLIVTHRPEYRHAWFGKSYFSQLRLESLDAESAELFLRSLLGDDALLSALRRRLIERTGRTPLFLEESVRALADAGALIGRTGAYRMVQTIKTFEIPSTVHAVLASRIDRLSAQQKTLLQMAAVIGDEFPVDLLQQVADLDREQLLDLLGDLQAAEFVYQTRLLPHQKYTFKHALTHRVAYASVLKERRRSMHVQLVEVIERLHAQRLDEHVEQLAHHALAGELWDKALHYLYRSAGKALQRSAYQPATEYLHRGLEIINTLPRTPALLRHELDYQKVLGVTMMAAKGWAAKEVLDAYTQARVLCEELGDEGELFTVLRGEGQYRMIRGESEIARQLGNRCAALTAGSHDHGMHLETHHLFWTNSFFMGEYAAAEFHSSRGKAIYERERDHALAFKYSGHDPGVCCRCFTALVQCLHGYPDKSLSTCDDALELAQDLGHPLTTALAYWTCSFAHMLRGEPELARQWAEREIAVCEEYVLPLLLSQGTFQLGWSLAQLGDLDEGIERMREGIAAISATGAEMGLPYFNALLGEALGRAGEPAAGLNEIDRALAAVDQHGGRFQLSEMLRVKAELLVALSHARREEALASLREAITVARRQGAGLPRLRAAISLARQLADSGDIEDAYAVLQPACESIRERSGLADVRTAHALLHDLTNR